The genomic segment AACGCGCGAAGATATCGCGTACGTTGCCTCGCGGATCGGCCGCTTTGGGGATGACAATCGGGCTGGTATCGAACGGACACTGCACCGGATTTCGGCCATCCGGTCGCGTTCGGGCGAGATCGTCGGGTTGACCTGCCGGATCGGACGCGCGGTCTACGGTACGGTCGCGATCATCCGGGATCTGATCGAGTCCGGCGAGAGCATCTTGCTCCTGGGCCGACCGGGTGTTGGTAAGACGACGATGCTCCGCGAGACAGCACGAGTCCTCGCGGATGATCTCCGCAAGCGCGTCATCGTCGTGGATACGAGCAACGAGATCGCTGGCGACGGCGATATCCCGCACCCGGCGATCGGTCGTGCGCGCCGCATGCAGGTGCCCACACCGAGTCTCCAGCATGCGGTCATGATCGAGGCTGTCGAGAACCATATGCCCGAGGTGATCGTCATCGACGAGATCGGGACGGAACTCGAGGCTGCGGCAGCGCGGACGATCGCTGAACGGGGTGTGCAGCTGATCGGGACAGCGCACGGGAATACGCTCGAGAACATCATGATGAATCCGACTCTTTCCGACCTGATCGGCGGCATCCAGTCGGTCACGTTGAGCGACGAGGAGGCACGTCGGCGCGGCACGCAGAAGTCGATCCTCGAACGCAAGGCGCCGCCGACCTTCAGTGTCCTGGTCGAGATTCAATCCCGGAACCGGGTGGCGGTGCACCGTGACGTCGCGGCGGCGGTCGATGCGATCCTGCGCGGACAGCCGTTGCGTGTCGAGATTCGCGAGCGCAACCCGGATGGCACCGTCTCGATCTGGTACGAGGAGCTGCACGGGCAAGAGCGTCGGGCCGAGCGCTCGATGTTGCCAGCAGGACCGCGCCGAACCTACCAGCGCATACCCGGTACACCCGCGCCGTCTCGTGCCGTGACGGTCGCGGCGGA from the Thermomicrobium sp. 4228-Ro genome contains:
- a CDS encoding R3H domain-containing nucleic acid-binding protein, coding for MTTVPAVPEQTITDNLEDLLAVLPPDIVEALQQYNNPEDRAKLLEIVLDLGRRPEARFEDREVYLADREITREDIAYVASRIGRFGDDNRAGIERTLHRISAIRSRSGEIVGLTCRIGRAVYGTVAIIRDLIESGESILLLGRPGVGKTTMLRETARVLADDLRKRVIVVDTSNEIAGDGDIPHPAIGRARRMQVPTPSLQHAVMIEAVENHMPEVIVIDEIGTELEAAAARTIAERGVQLIGTAHGNTLENIMMNPTLSDLIGGIQSVTLSDEEARRRGTQKSILERKAPPTFSVLVEIQSRNRVAVHRDVAAAVDAILRGQPLRVEIRERNPDGTVSIWYEELHGQERRAERSMLPAGPRRTYQRIPGTPAPSRAVTVAAESEPTPAEPVRRTLRLFPFGVSRNRLEQVIRQLMLPVEIVRTPREADAVVTLKNYFRKRPQVLREAEQRGVPVYVLRSNTTQQMANLFRSLFPERFVDEQNWNSDDGSDDSPDDRIAAAMEEAEAAAYQVLQGTRERVELQPQEAWIRRLQHQLAERYNLASRSRGREPFRRVEIYREDERW